One region of Lampris incognitus isolate fLamInc1 chromosome 4, fLamInc1.hap2, whole genome shotgun sequence genomic DNA includes:
- the anp32a gene encoding acidic leucine-rich nuclear phosphoprotein 32 family member A: MDMKKRIHLELRNRTPSDVKELVLDNCRSNEGKIEGLTDEFEELEFLSTINVGLTTVAHLPKLNKLKKLELSDNRISGGLEVLAEKCPNLTHLNLSGNKIKDLSTIEPLKELGTLKSLDLFNCEVTNLNEYRDNVFKLLPQLTYLDGYDKDDKEAPDSDTEVYAEGLDDDEEDDDDIDEEDYDEDAAPGDEEEDEGEEEDEEENEEEEDDDLSGEEEEEEDLNDREVDDEDDEVEHEEERGQKRKRDLDEEGEDDDDD; the protein is encoded by the exons ATGGATATGAAGAAAAGAATTCATCTAGAATTGCGGAACCGCACACCGTCAGAT GTGAAAGAGCTTGTACTAGATAACTGTCGCTCGAATGAAGGCAAGATAGAGGGCCTAACAGATGAATTTGAGGAGCTGGAATTTTTAAGCACAATCAACGTTGGATTAACCACAGTTGCCCACTTGCCGAAACTAAATAAACTGAAAaag CTTGAACTCAGTGACAACAGGATCTCAGGTGGACTGGAAGTGCTGGCAGAGAAATGCCCCAACCTCACACATCTCAACCTCAGTGGCAACAAAATCAAAGACCTCAGCACAATAGAGCCCTTG AAAGAATTAGGGACCCTCAAAAGCCTCGACTTGTTCAACTGCGAGGTGACAAACCTGAATGAATACAGAGACAATGTGTTCAAGTTACTACCACAGCTCACGTACTTGGACGGATATGACAAAGATGATAAGGAGGCACCAGATTCTGACACTGAGGTCTATGCAGAAGGCTTGGATGATGATGAGGAAGACGATGACG ATATAGATGAGGAGGACTATGATGAAGATGCAGCACCAGgggatgaggaggaagatgagggagaggaggaagatgaggaggagaatgaagaagaggaagatgatgaCCTCAGTGGAGAG gaagaagaggaagaagacttGAATGATCGAGAGGTTGATGATGAAGACGATGAGGTTGAGCATG AGGAAGAACGAGGCCAGAAGCGGAAACGGGATTTGGATGAAGAAGGGGAGGATGACGATGATGACTGA